The DNA window TATGCAAGACTTAAAACGTGTTACCGGCTTGCACCCTGGCTCGATCTACTGCGCTTTTGAAAATAAGCGTGGCTTATTACTGGCAGCATTAGAGCAATATGCCAAAGATAGAGAAGATGAATTTGCGAGCATTTTTGCGAAAGAAGCGACCATTCTCGCGGGATTTCGTCGCTATTTGGAACACATCATTAGTGAATGCGAGTGCGAACAGATCAAAGATTGCCTGCTGCAAAAATCCTTGAGCGAATTTTCACAACAAGATGATGAAGTGGAACAAGCCGTCGTAGCGATCATTCAGATCTGGAAAAAAGGCATTCAAACCCAGCTTGAACTGGCTCAGCAGCGACAAGAAATCGCTGCAGACAAAAACTGTCTGCAACTGGGTGAGTTTTTTATCATGGGAATTTACGGACTGCGCTCATACGCTCATACCAAACCAGCGCCCGGCGTACTGCAACGACTCGCTGCTCAGCTATATCAAACGTTAGCCAATTAAGAGCGATATACATGGTATCGCTCTTAAGATCATGGCATGAGCAGACGTCTAATTAGAGCAATCCTGACAGTAACCAGATCGCCAAGGTAAAAAAGACCGCCCCCATCACTTTGTATTGATAACGCCTAAAGGTTGCGTTGTGCAACAGCCCTTTACCCAGCGAGCCTACCAGAGCCACCAATATCAAGTTAAAGCTCAAACCCAACACATTCAAAATGATCCCCAACGCAAACATCTGTTGCGCGGAAGAGCTGCTGATATGAGCAGAAACAAACTGCGGCAAGAACATCACAAAGAATAACAGCGCCTTAGGGTTGAGTAGGTTACTCAACATAGCCCGCCGATAAAACTGGCTTGCCAGCCCTTGTGAAGATGTCACGGATGGCGCAGCACTCACTTCGGCATGATAGCAATCCCAGCCCATTTTTAATAAATACAGTCCACCAATAGCATGCAAAAGCTCTAGTGCTAGAGGACTGACGGCCACTAATGCTGATACTCCGACCGCTGCCAAACAAGTCAAGATAAGACCCGAC is part of the Vibrio porteresiae DSM 19223 genome and encodes:
- a CDS encoding TetR/AcrR family transcriptional regulator; this encodes MRVAEFNREQVLQSAMNEFIAKGYNKTSMQDLKRVTGLHPGSIYCAFENKRGLLLAALEQYAKDREDEFASIFAKEATILAGFRRYLEHIISECECEQIKDCLLQKSLSEFSQQDDEVEQAVVAIIQIWKKGIQTQLELAQQRQEIAADKNCLQLGEFFIMGIYGLRSYAHTKPAPGVLQRLAAQLYQTLAN
- a CDS encoding LysE family translocator, with protein sequence MIDYAILPMYLVAVLALLLVPGPDMLLILSASLSFGRRVGIFASLGNATSGLILTCLAAVGVSALVAVSPLALELLHAIGGLYLLKMGWDCYHAEVSAAPSVTSSQGLASQFYRRAMLSNLLNPKALLFFVMFLPQFVSAHISSSSAQQMFALGIILNVLGLSFNLILVALVGSLGKGLLHNATFRRYQYKVMGAVFFTLAIWLLSGLL